In the Novosphingobium sp. 9 genome, one interval contains:
- a CDS encoding sigma-70 family RNA polymerase sigma factor, whose translation MNQMHSLFDGPTYSVAPFPGGSLASVRRSEVAERVRRFLPMVRRLAWHVQGSGGRVGIELEDLMQAGLVALTECAQTHEARLSSGSSAGGVEDGFAAYAKMRVRGAMVDMVRRAVPGSRGGSEKRRQLASAQDTLRTALGREPTARELAGAMRVDESEVLALRDGTRPVRFESIDESYSDQSMAFADDAPDAHDLLADAQTRGALIEAIGDLPERLRLIVQLYFVEELNLSEIAGVLDVSVPRVHQLKAQALAQLKQSLAGVADVL comes from the coding sequence ATGAACCAGATGCACTCCCTGTTCGATGGCCCGACCTATTCGGTGGCCCCTTTTCCCGGCGGCTCGCTCGCCTCGGTGCGACGATCCGAGGTGGCGGAGCGGGTCAGGCGCTTCCTGCCGATGGTTCGCCGCCTTGCCTGGCATGTTCAGGGTTCGGGCGGTCGCGTCGGCATCGAGCTTGAGGACCTGATGCAGGCGGGGCTCGTCGCGCTGACCGAGTGCGCGCAGACGCATGAGGCGCGGTTGAGCAGCGGGTCGAGCGCCGGGGGCGTGGAGGACGGCTTTGCCGCTTACGCCAAGATGCGCGTGCGCGGGGCGATGGTCGACATGGTGCGCCGCGCGGTGCCGGGATCGCGCGGGGGCAGCGAGAAGCGCCGCCAGCTGGCCTCGGCGCAGGACACCTTGCGCACTGCGCTGGGCCGCGAGCCGACCGCGCGCGAACTGGCAGGGGCGATGCGGGTGGACGAGAGCGAGGTTCTCGCCCTGCGCGACGGCACGCGTCCGGTGCGCTTCGAATCCATCGACGAGAGCTATTCCGACCAGTCGATGGCCTTTGCCGACGATGCCCCCGACGCGCACGATCTGCTGGCCGATGCCCAGACCCGCGGCGCGCTGATCGAGGCCATCGGCGACTTGCCCGAGCGGCTGCGGCTGATCGTCCAGCTTTACTTCGTGGAGGAACTGAACCTGTCGGAGATCGCCGGTGTGCTCGACGTCTCGGTGCCGCGTGTCCATCAGTTGAAAGCGCAGGCGCTCGCGCAGCTGAAGCAGAGCCTTGCGGGGGTGGCGGACGTGTTGTGA